The Coccidioides posadasii str. Silveira chromosome 3, complete sequence genome contains a region encoding:
- a CDS encoding uncharacterized protein (EggNog:ENOG410PHHD~COG:E~TransMembrane:11 (i66-85o91-115i149-171o177-193i200-224o239-263i275-297o317-336i357-378o390-411i423-446o)~BUSCO:7678at33183): MAITAGTDTKPVEGLGGDGLVHERGDIEKDTQSVEYLPGYDVRQNDQNDPFGNEEFADVKYKVMTWWQCGMIMIAETISLGILSLPSAVAALGLVPAIIIIIGLGIIATYTGYVIGQFKMRYPHVHNMADAGEILFGRIGREILGGAQLLFLIFIMGSHVLTFIVMANTISDHGTCSIVYGVVGMIVSLICTLPRTLKNVSWLSISSFISIFAAVMITMIAIGIQRPGKQVDATVEASFYHAFLAVTNIIFAYAGHVAFFGFISELKEPEGYPKALYLLQTTNTILYTVTAVVIYRYGGRDVASPALGSTGPIVRKVAYGIAIPTIVIAGVINGHVAVKYIYVRIFRGTDHMSKRNFLSIGTWVGLAVLLWVLAWIIAEAIPVFNNLLSLITALFASWFTYGLSGVFWLYLNYGKYTSSPRKIFLTVLNVFVFCAGAAICGLGLYVSGRAIHESSSGASFSCANNA, from the exons ATGGCGATCACAGCAGGGACTGATACAAAACCAGTTGAGGGGCTCGGAGGAGATGGATTGGTCCATGAGAGAGGTGATATCGAGAAAGACACCCAGAGTGTGGAATATCTACCCGGCTACGATGTCAGACAGAACGATCAGAACGACCCGTTTGGCAATGAAGAGTTCGCGGACGTCAAGTACAAAGTGATGACTTGGTG GCAATGCGGAATGA TCATGATTGCGGAGACCATTTCCCTCGGGATTTTATCATTGCCTTCGGCGGTGGCAGCTTTGGGCCTGGTTCCTGCTATCATAATTATTATTGGGTTGGGCATAATAGCGACCTACACTGGATACGTTATCGGCCAATTCAAGATGAGGTATCCGCATGTCCATAACATGGCGGATGCCGGAGAAATCCTCTTTGGGCGCATTGGACGTGAGATTCTTGGAGGAGCCCAGCTTCTCTTCCTGATATTCATCATGGGCAGCCATGTGCTCACGTTCATTGTGATGGCAAATACCATCAGTGATCATGGAACCTGCAGCATTGTATATGGCGTTGTGGGCATGATCGTCTCGCTCATCTGCACGTTGCCACGGACGTTGAAGAACGTATCCTGGCTATCGATTTCAT CGTTCATCAGTATCTTCGCTGCGGTGATGATAACTATGATCGCGATCGGTATCCAGCGGCCGGGAAAACAGGTCGACGCCACGGTCGAAGCAAGCTTCTATCACGCTTTCCTCGCGGTGACGAACATCATCTTTGCATATG CTGGTCACGTTGCCTTCTTCGGGTTCATCTCTGAGCTGAAAGAACCCGAAGGGTATCCCAAAGCCTTATACTTGCTCCAGACGACAAATACCATACTATATACCGTCACTGCGGTGGTGATCTATAGATATGGAGGAAGAGATGTCGCCTCTCCAGCACTGGGGTCCACGGGCCCTATCGTCCGAAAAGTAGCGTATGGGATTGCCATACCGACG ATTGTGATCGCTGGTGTGATCAACGGCCACGTTGCCGTGAAGTACATATATGTGCGGATTTTCCGCGGCACTGATCACATGTCCAAGAGAAACTTCCTATCGATTGGCACCTGGGTTGGTCTTGCAGTACTGTTGTGGGTGCTCGCTTGGATTATCGCAGAGGCGATCCCGGTGTTCAACAACCTCCTAAGCTTGATT ACCGCGCTGTTTGCCAGTTGGTTCACTT ACGGACTTAGCGGCGTTTTCTGGCTCTATCTGAACTACGGCAAGTACACATCATCGCCGAGAAAGATATTCCTCACGGTGTTGAATGTGTTTGTGTTTTGCGCAGGTGCTGCAATT TGCGGATTGGGCCTGTATGTCTCCGGACGGGCGATACACGAGAGTTCCAGCGGCGCTTCATTTTCGTGTGCGAACAATGCTTGA